Proteins encoded by one window of Tunturibacter psychrotolerans:
- a CDS encoding CHAT domain-containing protein, whose product MKFSQGDLESASHEADVTLQDLNDKQSKEAWRLRFLKSEILIWQGYSRDAVNLLTPMPNSVSSQSDLAAFRSVLLGSAYSNLQMFDDADREFATAKTLNSPEVREVTCRLLLGEGRLAALHHESARSDQMFRQAAEIAHQQNKPVLETSALGNLGMLNMQQHRYAEAADWFNESIFLAQSHNAEITATRALGNLGWAYLKMGDLDRAFESFSQAETISERHSMITDEQTWLMNAAEVQFLRRDLPEAEKSYSRSLELARSLNDRQEVIYGLHGLTKIALAKKQFSLAERDNQEAAALADAIGSQNSKLYTKLNSANEAFATAQYIVANQLFREVVSNAGDDISLEAAALDGLGQTEDKLQQPELADKHYRSAIAVLDKERESLGREEFELSYPTNAKDAYNAYIKFLMDRGRSNDAFAVAELHRAKTLTEGLELQGGFSRQTALSVADTQRVASRQHRVILVYWLGPGQSYLWVCRPDGSQVFVLPGEDQIGAMVERHHTRLAGSFKSQNADYTDGQELYKMLIGPAERWITPEARITILPDGVLCGLNFETLVVASPKPHYWIEDVFISNANSTVLLSAGARSTSRRSATPNKTLLLIGDPKAPKYYQPLAHAGDEMRLIRGHFSAEQETVISGTDATPTAYFNAKPETFSFIHFVAHGTASRVSPLDSAVVLSQDGSSFNLYARDIAKMKLNARLVTISACDSAGSRIYSSEGLVGLSWAFLRAGAHQVLAALWDVDDTSTPRLMNNFYSGIAEGEEPGVALRAAKLELLRSQTIYAKPYYWGPFVLYEGAVTGEP is encoded by the coding sequence TTGAAGTTCTCACAGGGTGATTTGGAATCCGCATCGCATGAAGCGGACGTCACATTACAGGATTTGAACGACAAACAGTCCAAGGAAGCTTGGCGGCTTCGCTTTCTCAAATCTGAGATTCTAATCTGGCAGGGATACTCCCGCGACGCGGTGAATCTGCTTACTCCGATGCCAAATTCCGTTTCTTCGCAGTCCGACCTTGCTGCGTTTCGATCTGTATTGCTTGGATCGGCCTACAGTAATCTCCAAATGTTTGACGATGCGGACCGGGAATTTGCTACCGCCAAGACGCTAAACTCTCCGGAGGTGCGTGAGGTAACCTGCAGATTATTACTTGGCGAGGGTCGATTAGCAGCTCTTCATCACGAGTCTGCGAGATCAGACCAGATGTTCCGGCAGGCGGCTGAGATTGCACACCAACAGAACAAACCGGTTCTCGAAACGAGTGCATTAGGCAACCTTGGCATGCTGAACATGCAACAGCACCGTTATGCAGAGGCTGCTGACTGGTTCAATGAGTCCATATTCTTAGCTCAATCCCATAACGCGGAAATTACGGCAACAAGAGCCCTCGGCAACCTGGGGTGGGCCTATCTAAAGATGGGTGATCTGGATCGAGCTTTCGAAAGTTTTTCTCAAGCGGAGACCATATCCGAGCGGCATAGCATGATCACCGATGAACAGACCTGGCTTATGAACGCTGCAGAGGTACAGTTTCTCCGCCGAGATCTTCCAGAGGCGGAAAAATCCTATTCACGATCTCTTGAGTTAGCGAGGTCTCTGAATGATCGGCAAGAGGTGATCTATGGGCTGCATGGATTAACCAAAATTGCACTCGCAAAAAAGCAATTTTCCCTTGCGGAGCGCGATAACCAGGAAGCAGCTGCTTTAGCAGATGCAATCGGGAGTCAGAACAGCAAGCTCTACACGAAGCTGAACAGCGCCAACGAAGCGTTTGCAACCGCACAGTACATCGTGGCCAATCAGCTGTTTCGGGAGGTGGTTAGTAACGCAGGCGACGACATCAGTCTGGAGGCAGCCGCTTTGGACGGCCTGGGCCAGACAGAAGACAAACTCCAGCAGCCGGAATTGGCCGACAAGCATTACAGATCGGCGATTGCAGTTCTCGACAAGGAACGAGAGTCTCTCGGTCGAGAAGAATTTGAGCTTTCCTATCCTACGAACGCTAAGGACGCTTATAACGCTTACATCAAATTTCTAATGGACCGGGGTCGATCGAATGACGCCTTCGCTGTAGCGGAATTGCATCGTGCCAAAACACTCACGGAGGGCCTGGAACTGCAAGGCGGCTTTAGTAGACAGACGGCGTTGAGCGTTGCCGACACCCAGCGGGTCGCATCGCGTCAGCACCGGGTAATCCTCGTTTATTGGCTCGGGCCGGGACAGAGTTATCTTTGGGTTTGTCGGCCTGACGGTTCGCAGGTATTCGTCCTTCCGGGTGAAGATCAGATTGGTGCAATGGTCGAACGACATCACACACGACTTGCTGGATCGTTTAAATCCCAAAACGCGGACTATACCGACGGCCAAGAACTTTACAAAATGCTCATTGGCCCGGCGGAGCGCTGGATTACGCCGGAGGCGCGGATAACCATCCTTCCTGACGGAGTTTTATGCGGATTGAACTTCGAGACCTTAGTGGTCGCTTCACCGAAGCCACACTACTGGATTGAGGACGTCTTCATCTCGAATGCCAATTCTACAGTCTTGCTATCTGCAGGTGCGCGTTCAACATCGCGGCGATCGGCAACGCCAAATAAAACGCTCCTTTTGATCGGGGATCCTAAAGCGCCCAAATATTATCAGCCGCTCGCACATGCTGGCGATGAAATGCGGCTCATACGAGGCCACTTTAGCGCAGAACAAGAAACTGTTATTTCAGGCACGGACGCTACTCCGACGGCCTATTTCAATGCGAAGCCTGAGACTTTTTCGTTTATTCATTTTGTTGCCCATGGAACAGCAAGCCGCGTAAGCCCACTCGATTCCGCCGTCGTTCTTTCGCAAGACGGGAGTTCATTTAATCTCTATGCGCGCGATATAGCAAAGATGAAGCTGAATGCCAGGCTAGTAACAATTTCAGCTTGCGACAGTGCGGGCAGCAGAATCTATTCCTCTGAGGGATTGGTTGGACTTTCTTGGGCATTTCTTAGAGCTGGAGCACATCAAGTACTTGCTGCACTGTGGGACGTGGACGATACGTCGACCCCCCGCCTCATGAACAACTTCTACTCCGGTATAGCCGAAGGAGAAGAGCCCGGAGTCGCGCTGCGGGCAGCTAAACTCGAGCTTTTACGGTCGCAAACTATTTATGCGAAACCGTATTATTGGGGGCCATTCGTTCTCTATGAGGGGGCCGTCACTGGAGAGCCCTAG
- a CDS encoding adenosine deaminase family protein, giving the protein MLLCARSFTPASFLFCLVIAAHAQVAATSSAPAVAKATGAAATPREQRAIKAFNAARESPLQLNAFLTRMPKGADLHMHLAGAVYAETFIKDGAADILCVNPSTHSFFKPDATTRSIPPQPVCGEGNVRAEDAFKDQKLYDALVDSFSMRAFVPSAGVSGHDQFFATFDRFRSLNKSHTGEWLDEVATRAASQNEQYLEVMETPIFTNLSKIVSNIEWPTTPADPAQNRTGDATGTSREDLSHLRDTLLNAGLRDQVAVDRKELDDALDTRDRIENCGQPSARAACSVKVRFLYQVLRAFPPQHVFAQTLLAFEVASVDPRVVGLNFVQPEDAYLSMSEYHRQMLMLDYLHSVYPKVHIALHAGEIAPGLVPPDGLRFHIREAVDLGHAERIGHGVDVMYENEPQALLKELADRHIMVEINLTSNDVILGVTAAWHPLPSYRAAGVPIALSTDDEGVSRIDLTNEYTRAAMEFNLSYLDLKQSARTSLEHNFLPGPSLWQQPDVFTKTVAACAGQPLGGANPTPNCLSFLQSSEKAAEQWELEHRYDLFESSVQ; this is encoded by the coding sequence ATGCTCCTTTGTGCCCGAAGCTTTACCCCTGCATCTTTTCTTTTCTGTCTCGTCATTGCCGCCCACGCGCAAGTCGCAGCGACATCATCCGCACCGGCCGTTGCGAAGGCAACCGGCGCGGCCGCCACGCCGCGCGAACAGAGAGCCATCAAGGCTTTCAACGCCGCGAGGGAAAGCCCACTCCAGCTCAACGCCTTTCTTACTCGCATGCCTAAGGGCGCAGACCTGCACATGCATCTCGCGGGCGCGGTCTATGCTGAGACCTTCATCAAAGACGGAGCTGCTGATATTCTCTGCGTCAACCCCTCCACGCACAGCTTCTTTAAACCAGATGCCACGACCCGAAGCATCCCGCCGCAGCCCGTCTGTGGTGAAGGCAATGTTCGCGCCGAGGATGCCTTCAAAGACCAGAAGCTCTACGATGCTCTCGTCGATTCTTTCTCCATGCGTGCCTTTGTGCCCAGCGCCGGCGTCAGCGGACACGATCAGTTCTTTGCCACCTTCGATCGCTTCCGCAGTCTCAATAAATCTCATACAGGAGAGTGGCTCGACGAAGTGGCCACCCGCGCTGCGTCGCAGAACGAGCAGTACCTGGAGGTCATGGAGACACCAATCTTCACTAACCTCTCCAAGATCGTTTCCAACATTGAGTGGCCCACCACACCCGCCGATCCCGCGCAAAACCGCACCGGCGACGCTACCGGCACCAGCCGCGAAGATCTCAGCCATCTTCGCGACACACTCCTCAATGCAGGCCTCCGCGACCAGGTAGCCGTCGATCGCAAAGAACTGGACGACGCCCTCGACACCCGAGATCGCATCGAAAACTGCGGCCAGCCCAGTGCTCGAGCTGCCTGTTCCGTCAAAGTTCGCTTTCTCTACCAGGTTCTCCGCGCCTTTCCCCCGCAACATGTCTTCGCACAAACGCTGCTTGCTTTCGAGGTTGCCTCAGTCGACCCTCGCGTCGTAGGCCTCAACTTCGTCCAACCCGAAGACGCCTACCTTTCCATGTCCGAGTACCACCGCCAGATGCTGATGCTCGACTATCTTCACAGCGTCTACCCGAAGGTCCACATCGCGCTACACGCAGGCGAGATCGCCCCAGGCCTCGTCCCTCCCGATGGTCTTCGCTTCCACATCCGCGAGGCAGTTGACTTAGGCCATGCCGAACGCATTGGTCACGGCGTCGACGTCATGTATGAGAACGAGCCTCAAGCGTTGCTGAAGGAATTAGCAGACCGGCACATCATGGTTGAGATCAATCTCACCTCGAACGATGTCATCCTCGGTGTCACCGCGGCATGGCACCCGCTGCCGTCTTATCGAGCCGCTGGCGTTCCCATCGCTCTCTCCACCGACGACGAGGGCGTCTCCCGCATCGATCTCACCAACGAGTACACACGTGCCGCTATGGAGTTCAACCTCTCCTACCTCGACCTCAAGCAATCCGCCCGCACCAGCCTCGAGCACAATTTTCTGCCCGGACCCAGCCTCTGGCAGCAGCCAGACGTCTTCACAAAAACAGTCGCAGCCTGTGCCGGACAGCCTCTGGGCGGAGCAAATCCCACTCCAAACTGCCTGAGCTTTCTTCAATCCAGCGAAAAAGCTGCTGAACAATGGGAACTCGAACACCGCTACGATCTCTTCGAATCCAGCGTGCAATAG